One part of the Lotus japonicus ecotype B-129 chromosome 2, LjGifu_v1.2 genome encodes these proteins:
- the LOC130738158 gene encoding protein MAIN-LIKE 2-like isoform X2: protein MATDSAFTHGASVVLPTPAVVILFHCENQLIISLEVCCLLRELVMGKSSDMHMNKLCEWSMHERVAKKIEMTCFSQFLKVKECFSKGNFHLPLCPLEALLEVYDKEKCCFRLGKEVKDFLLDMRLEDIYFITGLPIDGIQVSGYVTYEAVDLVMKHLNLKDYQARDLLRKGTGKGAISINKLPLYFKELPSDASDSDVEAHAKAFIMYLFGTTLLPNRKRTIMPDFLEFLDLQKINKYAWGAVVLAHIKNALGNDKKSIYCFTWGLIVFALERFPFIRNAFVLPPIQPVFLTWIDVVYTYFKNKHKKTKVEDYIKLFSRMKEEDVTWNPYGRLALSQDDVNQLRVKYVMVPIICYQTVSLNRPDICFKQLDLEVVNVFAIRKMNIIQPNKYKDINWCLYEGPRKAYNYPELNGMWTNRFSYLVTNLPNGSFERSSSIDDDTHLIKYRKTAINRKRKRPEYEYQVILIVTASITYANFYFPYKFVIGRMMRMMRASVTPSLCHSKVRMMVI, encoded by the exons ATGGCCACCGACTCAGCCTTCACGCACGGTGCATCAG TTGTGTTACCCACACCAGCTGTTGTGATTCTGTTTCATTGTGAAAATCAACTGATTATCTCCCTAGAG GTTTGTTGTTTATTGAGAGAGCTAGTTATGGGTAAATCTTCTGATATGCACATGAATAAACTGTGTGAATGGTCTATGCATGAGAGAGTggccaaaaaaattgaaatgacCTGTTTTTCTCAGTTTCTTAAGGTTAAAGAGTGCTTTTCCAAAGGTAACTTCCATTTACCATTGTGTCCCCTAGAAGCTCTCTTGGAGGTTTATGATAAAGAAAAATGTTGCTTTCGACTTGGAAAAGAGGTTAAGGATTTTCTTTTAGATATGAGATTAGAAGATATCTACTTCATCACTGGACTTCCCATAGATGGGATCCAG GTGTCTGGATATGTTACTTATGAGGCTGTGGACTTAGTCATGAAGCATTTAAATTTGAAGGATTATCAAGCAAGAGATTTGCTCAGAAAAGGTACAGGCAAGGGTGCAATCAGTATAAATAAATTGCCTTTATACTTTAAGGAATTGCCCAGTGATGCTTCTGATTCTGATGTGGAGGCCCATGCAAAGGCTTTCATTATGTACCTGTTCGGAACAACACTTCTTCCCAATCGGAAAAGGACTATTATGCCAGACTTTTTGGAGTTCTTAGATttacaaaaaattaataaatatgctTGGGGAGCAGTTGTTCTTGCACACATAAAAAATGCTTTGGGTAATGACAAAAAAAGTATTTATTGTTTCACATGGGGCCTGATA GTATTTGCATTAGAGCGGTTCCCCTTCATAAGGAACGCATTTGTTTTACCACCTATACAACCCGTGTTTTTGACCTGGATAGATGTGGTGTACACATACTtcaaaaacaaacacaaaaaaacaaaagtgGAAGATTACATTAAATTGTTTTCCCGGATGAAGGAGGAGGAT GTTACTTGGAACCCATATGGGAGGTTGGCGCTCTCTCAGGATGATGTGAATCAGTTGCGTGTGAAGTATGTCATGGTGCCTATCATTTGCTACCAAACTGTTAGTTTGAATCGTCCCGACATATGCTTTAAACAACTGGATTTGGAGGTTGTCAATGTTTTTGCTATTCGAAAGATGAACATTATTCAGCCTAACAAATACAAAGATATTAATTGGTGTTTATATGAGGGTCCTAGGAAAGCATATAATTATCCAGAGTTAAATGGTATGTGGACAAATAGGTTTTCCTACCTTGTCACAAATCTTCCTAATGGGTCCTTTGAAAGAAGCAGCAGCATTGATGATGATACACATCTTATTAAATATAGGAAGACTGCTATAaacaggaagaggaagagaccTGAATATGAATATCAGGTGATTTTAATTGTTACAGCTTCAATTACTTATGCCAATTTCTATTTTCCTTACAAGTTTGTAATTGGaaggatgatgaggatgatgagagCGAGCGTCACACCCTCACTATGCCACTCGAAAGTGAGGATGATGGTAATATGA
- the LOC130738158 gene encoding protein MAIN-LIKE 1-like isoform X1, with translation MATDSAFTHGASVVLPTPAVVILFHCENQLIISLEVCCLLRELVMGKSSDMHMNKLCEWSMHERVAKKIEMTCFSQFLKVKECFSKGNFHLPLCPLEALLEVYDKEKCCFRLGKEVKDFLLDMRLEDIYFITGLPIDGIQVSGYVTYEAVDLVMKHLNLKDYQARDLLRKGTGKGAISINKLPLYFKELPSDASDSDVEAHAKAFIMYLFGTTLLPNRKRTIMPDFLEFLDLQKINKYAWGAVVLAHIKNALGNDKKSIYCFTWGLIVFALERFPFIRNAFVLPPIQPVFLTWIDVVYTYFKNKHKKTKVEDYIKLFSRMKEEDVTWNPYGRLALSQDDVNQLRVKYVMVPIICYQTVSLNRPDICFKQLDLEVVNVFAIRKMNIIQPNKYKDINWCLYEGPRKAYNYPELNGMWTNRFSYLVTNLPNGSFERSSSIDDDTHLIKYRKTAINRKRKRPEYEYQVKKMIIHGVKKLKNSTCSSDAIREVLGPESGFRILELGHPLLESLEERLV, from the exons ATGGCCACCGACTCAGCCTTCACGCACGGTGCATCAG TTGTGTTACCCACACCAGCTGTTGTGATTCTGTTTCATTGTGAAAATCAACTGATTATCTCCCTAGAG GTTTGTTGTTTATTGAGAGAGCTAGTTATGGGTAAATCTTCTGATATGCACATGAATAAACTGTGTGAATGGTCTATGCATGAGAGAGTggccaaaaaaattgaaatgacCTGTTTTTCTCAGTTTCTTAAGGTTAAAGAGTGCTTTTCCAAAGGTAACTTCCATTTACCATTGTGTCCCCTAGAAGCTCTCTTGGAGGTTTATGATAAAGAAAAATGTTGCTTTCGACTTGGAAAAGAGGTTAAGGATTTTCTTTTAGATATGAGATTAGAAGATATCTACTTCATCACTGGACTTCCCATAGATGGGATCCAG GTGTCTGGATATGTTACTTATGAGGCTGTGGACTTAGTCATGAAGCATTTAAATTTGAAGGATTATCAAGCAAGAGATTTGCTCAGAAAAGGTACAGGCAAGGGTGCAATCAGTATAAATAAATTGCCTTTATACTTTAAGGAATTGCCCAGTGATGCTTCTGATTCTGATGTGGAGGCCCATGCAAAGGCTTTCATTATGTACCTGTTCGGAACAACACTTCTTCCCAATCGGAAAAGGACTATTATGCCAGACTTTTTGGAGTTCTTAGATttacaaaaaattaataaatatgctTGGGGAGCAGTTGTTCTTGCACACATAAAAAATGCTTTGGGTAATGACAAAAAAAGTATTTATTGTTTCACATGGGGCCTGATA GTATTTGCATTAGAGCGGTTCCCCTTCATAAGGAACGCATTTGTTTTACCACCTATACAACCCGTGTTTTTGACCTGGATAGATGTGGTGTACACATACTtcaaaaacaaacacaaaaaaacaaaagtgGAAGATTACATTAAATTGTTTTCCCGGATGAAGGAGGAGGAT GTTACTTGGAACCCATATGGGAGGTTGGCGCTCTCTCAGGATGATGTGAATCAGTTGCGTGTGAAGTATGTCATGGTGCCTATCATTTGCTACCAAACTGTTAGTTTGAATCGTCCCGACATATGCTTTAAACAACTGGATTTGGAGGTTGTCAATGTTTTTGCTATTCGAAAGATGAACATTATTCAGCCTAACAAATACAAAGATATTAATTGGTGTTTATATGAGGGTCCTAGGAAAGCATATAATTATCCAGAGTTAAATGGTATGTGGACAAATAGGTTTTCCTACCTTGTCACAAATCTTCCTAATGGGTCCTTTGAAAGAAGCAGCAGCATTGATGATGATACACATCTTATTAAATATAGGAAGACTGCTATAaacaggaagaggaagagaccTGAATATGAATATCAG GTGAAGAAAATGATTATACATGGAGTCAAAAAGTTGAAAAACTCTACATGTTCTAGCG ATGCAATTCGAGAAGTGTTAGGACCTGAGTCGGGTTTTCGGATTTTGGAATTGGGACATCCCCTTCTAGAAAGTTTGGAGGAGAGGCTTGTTTAA
- the LOC130738158 gene encoding protein MAIN-LIKE 2-like isoform X3 yields MATDSAFTHGASVVLPTPAVVILFHCENQLIISLEVCCLLRELVMGKSSDMHMNKLCEWSMHERVAKKIEMTCFSQFLKVKECFSKGNFHLPLCPLEALLEVYDKEKCCFRLGKEVKDFLLDMRLEDIYFITGLPIDGIQVSGYVTYEAVDLVMKHLNLKDYQARDLLRKGTGKGAISINKLPLYFKELPSDASDSDVEAHAKAFIMYLFGTTLLPNRKRTIMPDFLEFLDLQKINKYAWGAVVLAHIKNALGNDKKSIYCFTWGLIVFALERFPFIRNAFVLPPIQPVFLTWIDVVYTYFKNKHKKTKVEDYIKLFSRMKEEDVTWNPYGRLALSQDDVNQLRVK; encoded by the exons ATGGCCACCGACTCAGCCTTCACGCACGGTGCATCAG TTGTGTTACCCACACCAGCTGTTGTGATTCTGTTTCATTGTGAAAATCAACTGATTATCTCCCTAGAG GTTTGTTGTTTATTGAGAGAGCTAGTTATGGGTAAATCTTCTGATATGCACATGAATAAACTGTGTGAATGGTCTATGCATGAGAGAGTggccaaaaaaattgaaatgacCTGTTTTTCTCAGTTTCTTAAGGTTAAAGAGTGCTTTTCCAAAGGTAACTTCCATTTACCATTGTGTCCCCTAGAAGCTCTCTTGGAGGTTTATGATAAAGAAAAATGTTGCTTTCGACTTGGAAAAGAGGTTAAGGATTTTCTTTTAGATATGAGATTAGAAGATATCTACTTCATCACTGGACTTCCCATAGATGGGATCCAG GTGTCTGGATATGTTACTTATGAGGCTGTGGACTTAGTCATGAAGCATTTAAATTTGAAGGATTATCAAGCAAGAGATTTGCTCAGAAAAGGTACAGGCAAGGGTGCAATCAGTATAAATAAATTGCCTTTATACTTTAAGGAATTGCCCAGTGATGCTTCTGATTCTGATGTGGAGGCCCATGCAAAGGCTTTCATTATGTACCTGTTCGGAACAACACTTCTTCCCAATCGGAAAAGGACTATTATGCCAGACTTTTTGGAGTTCTTAGATttacaaaaaattaataaatatgctTGGGGAGCAGTTGTTCTTGCACACATAAAAAATGCTTTGGGTAATGACAAAAAAAGTATTTATTGTTTCACATGGGGCCTGATA GTATTTGCATTAGAGCGGTTCCCCTTCATAAGGAACGCATTTGTTTTACCACCTATACAACCCGTGTTTTTGACCTGGATAGATGTGGTGTACACATACTtcaaaaacaaacacaaaaaaacaaaagtgGAAGATTACATTAAATTGTTTTCCCGGATGAAGGAGGAGGAT GTTACTTGGAACCCATATGGGAGGTTGGCGCTCTCTCAGGATGATGTGAATCAGTTGCGTGTGAA GTGA
- the LOC130735425 gene encoding abscisic stress-ripening protein 2-like, with amino-acid sequence MAEEKHHHHLLHHKDEDNPDEVNYKKEEKHHKHLEHLGELGASAAGAYALHEKHNEKKDPEHAHKHKIEEEIAAAAAVGAGGFAFHEHHEKKDAKKEDEEAHGKKHHHLFG; translated from the exons ATGGCGGAGGagaagcaccaccaccaccttctccaCCACAAGGATGAGGATAACCCTGATGAGGTTAACTACAAGAAGGAGGAGAAGCACCACAAGCATCTTGAGCACCTTGGTGAACTCGGTGCTTCGGCTGCTGGTGCTTATGCCTTG CATGAGAAGCACAACGAGAAGAAAGACCCAGAACATGCTCACAAGCACAAGATAGAAGAGGAGATTGCTGCTGCAGCTGCCGTTGGAGCTGGTGGTTTTGCCTTCCATGAACACCATGAGAAAAAGGATGCTAAGAAGGAAGACGAGGAAGCTCATGGAAAGAAGCACCACCACCTGTTTGGCTGA
- the LOC130736531 gene encoding uncharacterized protein LOC130736531: protein MELALGLKITKTRDDIASISEYQLAKDKGPVFQSRETNTMFILSAYLKGYKRNDIDIKISKDGSKISISGKKPIQELLMMGWVMHRKEVKITGFNRVFKIPDGVNLDKIKAKYDEEEWSINIFMPKLVKGICGVRIEEVKEEESEERGKSAQEKNETIHDLSCVGETSQKGSKEGVEGSESFMENGVSDKMLDDANKEINRETIQNEVETSNLGIDGNGESVREKVGQEGHEVMKISEHDKSIAVLVSQKLEDRSQDKDSEVQKLKESENVEKKERGVSDKKLDDASGDITRNRSPKEIEETMLRIEDAKVKGMRERDREAQSVAMKTSEIEQDVGAGTPQKIGDTSGHKDSDIGGMKENGSFVEKKEKMVSDNRIDDDNGNINEEKQKGETISTVEKMETEETSMIMRANNSLTEEDTYGESKQKHFGEPVCEAEDRVKERVKESSVERLEEMKTSELDETVSNHIPSNIVGASLKEEFKEPKIQQMEKTDSNEGKTDGGVSERMHFEANKETQKTIFGDTIHKDIKKPKIETEGGDQECVREKVVKEEFDRVINLCEEFPKQLPKGSNEETEVIDFTKLKEAKDVKEEMVKRKGKEIEYFLEKGEGEGPKEMPLEAKEGKTKEVMLKEIGKSKNGTKDSGKQQVLENTGKGRFDVSNSISEELPKQVAEQDGSKGFKVANMEELKEVIKEEMAENESSMAKVEGEASKKRTEEVIEKSTVTETLEKETEGSKIKRKAIDKPHKGALVLKDPVTRSKGKGQHGLQNDMSKGRFQASEASKEEFPTKKIESLESTREGLQDTKIEESKEGTAKKKSMEKMEKSDYGKEEGAKIEQLVKKVREKKYEKVQVEEDGGLRKDITRENTHEETQEPKVLGKEKNQHCLYEEMGKGTYEASSTARKFPMKVADSLGKTREGSKDKEIEESEEVKGDEAIIMSGETELFGSTTKKKIEESQSGRTAQTLQEAPEEKHPKAVEKRTPERDLQSAKVEGKELNEVEQGSAQDKRQKTKLLPPTIQSNETHESKNDQSASQGTLQPKKSKHVGERQQYTNDKEITKEVPTIEDQVDKPSSVSWFPSTQQSQIDEKDKLYEGSAAKYKASQESQKEDPTKEMQNLIEMKENQECKQTEKLKPKNPLEKNYKKGEVITKDELHRRQKGRETIQEETAEPKIKIDDRDQQYVPMDFGKVVVKVLTIENEMIEKEYVADASPIAEPERMEIKRDFSANLKRDDNTTENVIDEKPKLQEEILKADNEKVDTIKCISESMKTSQEKELHMKSEAFEKEAESSLESVESVGVEEAVPKNQIEELQQKDLSPLTEEMRSKEPLEFEKPVIEWKFPKTKGDGPLLESRERERYGYSSEDTKAAKEEMPKKVQQYVPIDFGKVVVKELTIENEMPKKEYTQAEPERMETKSGLKATFESDEHTVENVIDEQSRIQDEILKAYTGMVDKAKCIPESMESTQEKEHYTKSEVVEKEAESLEAMSSLPSVESVEGEETVPKNEIEELQQKDLSPLTAEMKSKEPQELEKPTREWKLPKTKGDVPLPELRERERYGYGSEDTKAPKITAYQEELLKQGHGEETVLEKRKGSKFANSEEAKEASRQLLKGENGKTTQTAEEKKPKMKEITPEFENASGLKQVAEKMHETGKREHQSEEVTTKMGADPPTPIEITRNKEVERKEPRVLSRPSIENEMPMIKDPQQEKEEERLIHALELEATTSKEEGFAQATKKLSNAKSNAEPKFDIDKPKESIEPTEGATTSEVVADKGAQLSKFSSSSSTQQQFEVEEKDKKDADHEVGHQGSQEIKDSNINVQESTRIETEQAVDKIENLQPQSPADQQCIINKDQEQKHEIEEERAYEQRDEVCGEDFQVLEEQKECKEEASGGKKETKWSKKLYVPLVLAGTALLVSLVFVFVRHRKARKR, encoded by the exons ATGGAGCTTGCATTAGGGCTTAAAATCACAAAAACTAGAGATGACATTGCTTCCATCTCTGAGTATCAATTGGCCAAGGACAAAGGACCGGTCTTTCAGTCTAGAGAAACAAACACCATGTTCATCCTCTCTGCCTATCTTAAAG GTTATAAAAGGAATGATATTGACATCAAGATTAGTAAAGATGGTAGTAAGATATCAATTAGTGGAAAGAAGCCAATTCAGGAACTGTTGATGATGGGATGGGTAATGCACAGGAAAGAGGTTAAAATTACAGGGTTCAATAGGGTTTTCAAGATTCCTGATGGGGTGAATTTGGATAAAATCAAAGCAAAGTATGATGAAGAGGAATGGAGTATAAATATTTTCATGCCAAAATTGGTAAAAGGAATTTGTGGGGTTAGGATAGAAGAGGTCAaggaagaagaatctgaagaaagagggaaatcagctcaagagaaaaatgaaactaTACATGATCTTAGCTGTGTTGGAGAGACAAGCCAAAAAGGATCTAAAGAAGGAGTGGAGGGTAGTGAAAGTTTCATGGAGAATGGAGTATCTGATAAGATGCTTGATGATGCCAATAAGGAAATAAATAGGGAGACAATACAAAATGAAGTAGAGACATCCAATTTGGGAATTGATGGAAATGGAGAAAGTGTGAGGGAAAAGGTTGGCCAGGAAGGACATGAAGTAATGAAGATATCAGAGCATGACAAAAGTATTGCTGTACTTGTTTCCCAGAAGCTTGAAGATAGAAGCCAAGATAAAGATTCTGAGGTTCAAAAGTTGAAGGAGAGTGAAAATGTTGAGAAGAAGGAAAGAGGGGTATCGGACAAGAAGCTTGATGATGCCAGTGGGGACATAACTAGAAACAGAAGCCCAAAAGAAATAGAAGAAACTATGTTAAGGATTGAGGATGCAAAGGTCAAAGGGATGAGAGAAAGGGATAGAGAGGCACAATCTGTAGCAATGAAGACATCAGAAATAGAGCAAGATGTAGGTGCAGGTACCCCACAGAAAATTGGAGATACAAGTGGACATAAGGATTCTGATATTGGAGGAATGAAGGAGAATGGAAGTTTTgtggagaagaaggaaaaaatggTATCTGATAACAGGATTGATGATGACAATGGAAACATAAATGAAGAGAAACAAAAGGGGGAAACTATAAGTACTGTGGAGAAGATGGAGACAGAGGAAACTAGCATGATAATGAGGGCCAATAATAGTCTTACTGAGGAAGATACATATGGAGAGTCTAAACAAAAACATTTTGGAGAACCAGTATGTGAAGCTGAGGATAGAGTTAAAGAAAGAGTGAAAGAAAGTAGTGTTGAAAGATTAGAAGAAATGAAGACATCAGAACTTGATGAAACTGTTTCTAATCATATTCCTAGCAACATTGTTGGTGCAAGCTTAAAAGAAGAATTTAAAGAACCTAAGATTCAACAAATGGAGAAAACTGACAGCAATGAAGGGAAAACTGATGGAGGGGTATCTGAAAGGATGCATTTTGAAGCCAATAAGGAAACTCAGAAAACTATATTTGGAGATACCATTCACAAGGACATAAAGAAGCCAAAGATTGAAACTGAGGGTGGAGATCAAGAATGTGTTAGAGAAAAGGTTGTTAAGGAAGAATTTGATAGAGTGATAAATTTATGTGAAGAGTTTCCTAAGCAGTTACCCAAAGGTAGTAATGAGGAAACTGAAGTAATAGAttttacaaaattaaaagaagcAAAAGATGTCAAAGAAGAAATGGTCAAAAGAAAGGGGAAAGAGATTGAATATTTTCTGGAGAAGGGTGAAGGTGAAGGACCCAAAGAGATGCCTTTGGAAGCAAAGGAAGGAAAAACAAAAGAGGTAATGCTAAAGGAAATTGGGAAGAGTAAGAATGGAACTAAGGATAGTGGTAAACAACAAGTACTTGAAAATACTGGTAAAGGAAGATTTGATGTATCAAACAGTATATCTGAAGAGCTGCCAAAGCAGGTAGCAGAGCAAGATGGGAGCAAAGGATTCAAGGTTGCAAATATGGAAGAACTAAAAGAGGTGATCAAAGAGGAAATGGCTGAAAATGAAAGTTCAATGGCAAAGGTGGAAGGAGAAGCATCAAAGAAGAGAACTGAGGAAGTTATTGAGAAAAGCACAGTAACTGAGACCTTAGAGAAGGAAACTGAGGGCTCTAAGATTAAAAGAAAGGCCATAGATAAACCACATAAAGGAGCGTTAGTACTAAAGGATCCTGTGACTCGAAGTAAGGGGAAAGGTCAACATGGTTTGCAAAATGACATGAGTAAAGGAAGGTTCCAAGCAAGCGAGGCTTCTAAAGAAGAGTTTCCAACAAAGAAAATAGAGTCACTAGAAAGTACAAGAGAGGGACTGCAGGATACAAAGATAGAAGAATCAAAAGAAGGGACAGCCAAGAAAAAGAGTAtggaaaagatggagaaatcaGATTATGGCAAAGAAGAGGGTGCAAAAATTGAGCAACTTgtgaaaaaagtaagagaaaagAAATATGAAAAGGTCCAAGTTGAAGAAGATGGTGGTCTGAGGAAAGATATAACTAGGGAGAACACACATGAAGAAACACAAGAGCCTAAGGTTCTAGGTAAGGAAAAAAATCAGCATTGTTTATATGAAGAGATGGGGAAAGGAACATATGAAGCCAGCTCTACAGCAAGAAAGTTTCCTATGAAAGTTGCAGATTCACTTggaaagacaagagagggatCAAAGGATAAAGAGATAGAAGAATCAGAAGAGGTCAAAGGAGATGAGGCGATAATAATGAGTGGGGAGACAGAACTTTTTGGTTCtacaacaaagaaaaaaattgaagagtCTCAGAGTGGAAGAACTGCCCAGACTTTGCAAGAAGCACCAGAGGAAAAACATCCAAAAGCAGTAGAGaaaagaactcctgaaagagaTTTGCAATCTGCAAAAGTAGAAGGTAAGGAATTGAACGAGGTTGAACAAGGGAGTGCACAGGATAAGAGACAGAAGACAAAGCTGCTACCTCCAACAATTCAAAGCAATGAGACTCATGAATCAAAGAATGATCAAAGTGCCAGCCAAGGTACTTTACAGCCAAAGAAATCAAAACATGTGGGAGAAAGACAACAATACACTAATGACAAAGAGATCACCAAAGAGGTTCCAACTATAGAAGATCAAGTGGATAAACCATCATCAGTATCATGGTTTCCATCAACTCAGCAATCCCAGATAGATGAGAAAGATAAACTATATGAAGGTAGTGCAGCAAAATATAAAGCATCACAAGAATCACAAAAGGAAGATCCTACTAAAGAGATGCAAaatttaattgaaatgaagGAGAACCAAGAATGTAAACAAACGGAAAAATTGAAGCCAAAAAATCCTCTAGAGAAGAACTATAAGAAAGGAGAAGTCATTACAAAAGATGAACTTCACAGAAGACAAAAAGGGAGGGAGACAATTCAAGAAGAAACTGCAGagcctaaaattaaaattgatgatAGAGATCAACAATATGTGCCAATGGATTTTGGCAAGGTAGTTGTAAAAGTACTTACTATAGAAAATGAGATGATCGAAAAAGAATATGTAGCAGATGCTAGCCCAATAGCTGAACCTGAAAGGATGGAAATCAAAAGGGACTTCAGTGCAAATCTTAAAAGAGATGACAACACTACTGAAAATGTTATTGATGAGAAGCCCAAGTTACAGGAGGAAATTCTAAAAGCTGATAATGAAAAGGTGGATACAATTAAATGCATCTCAGAGTCTATGAAAACCTCACAAGAGAAAGAGCTTCATATGAAATCAGAAGCTTTTGAGAAAGAAGCAGAGTCTTCACTTGAAAGTGTAGAAAGTGTGGGAGTTGAAGAGGCGGTTCCGAAAAATCAGATTGAAGAGCTACAGCAGAAAGACTTGTCACCTCTAACAGAAGAAATGAGAAGCAAAGAGCCTCTAGAATTTGAAAAACCAGTTATAGAATGGAAATTTCCAAAGACAAAAGGGGATGGCCCTTTACTAGAATCGAGAGAGAGGGAACGATATGGTTACAGCTCCGAAGACACTAAAGCTGCAAAAGAAGAGATGCCAAAAAAAGTACAACAATATGTTCCAATAGATTTTGGCAAGGTAGTTGTAAAAGAACTGACTATAGAAAATGAGATGCCAAAAAAAGAATACACACAAGCTGAACCTGAAAGGATGGAAACCAAAAGTGGCTTGAAAGCAACTTTTGAAAGTGATGAACACACTGTTGAAAATGTTATTGATGAGCAGTCCAGGATACAGGATGAAATTTTAAAAGCTTATACTGGAATGGTGGATAAAGCTAAATGTATCCCAGAGTCCATGGAATCAACACAAGAGAAAGAGCATTATACAAAATCAGAAGTAGTTGAGAAAGAAGCAGAATCATTGGAAGCAATGTCTTCACTTCCAAGTGTAGAAAGTGTGGAAGGTGAAGAGACGGTTCCAAAGAATGAGATTGAAGAGCTACAGCAGAAAGATTTGTCACCTCTAACAGCAGAGATGAAAAGCAAAGAGCCTCAGGAATTAGAAAAGCCAACTAGAGAATGGAAATTACCAAAGACAAAAGGGGATGTACCTTTACCAGAATTGAGAGAAAGGGAACGATATGGTTACGGCTCAGAAGACACGAAAGCACCAAAAATTACAGCATATCAAGAAGAGTTATTGAAACAAGGCCATGGAGAAGAAACCGTTCTTGAGAAAAGGAAAGGGTCAAAGTTTGCAAACAGTGAAGAAGCCAAAGAGGCTTCAAGACAATTACTCAAAGGAGAGAATGGAAAAACTACTCAAAcagcagaagaaaagaagccTAAAATGAAGGAAATAACTCCAGAATTTGAAAATGCTAGTGGATTGAAACAGGTTGCAGAAAAAATGCATGAGACTGGAAAGAGAGAACATCAATCAGAAGAAGTCACTACTAAAATGGGGGCTGACCCTCCAACACCGATTGAAATAACTCGAAACAAAGAAGTTGAAAGGAAAGAGCCTCGCGTATTATCAAGGCCAAGCATAGAGAATGAAATGCCAATGATAAAGGATCCACAGCAAGAAAAGGAGGAGGAAAGGCTCATTCATGCACTGGAACTAGAAGCAACTACTTCAAAAGAAGAAGGATTTGCACAAGCTACAAAAAAACTTTCTAATGCAAAGAGTAACGCTGAGCCAAAATTTGACATTGATAAGCCAAAAGAATCAATTGAACCCACAGAAGGAGCTACAACATCAGAGGTAGTAGCAGATAAAGGGGCTCAACTATCAAAATTTTCAAGCTCATCAAGCACTCAGCAGCAGTTTGAAGTTGAAGAAAAAGACAAAAAAGATGCTGATCATGAAGTTGGACATCAAGGGTCACAAGAAATAAAGGACTCTAATATAAATGTACAAGAGTCAACCAGAATTGAAACAGAACAAGCAGTTGACAAAATAGAAAATCTACAACCACAGTCCCCTGCAGATCAACAATGCATAATAAACAAAGATCAGGAACAAAAACatgaaattgaagaagaaagagccTATGAGCAAAGAGATGAAGTATGTGGGGAAGACTTTCAAGTATTAGAGGAGCAAAAAGAATGTAAAGAGGAAGCGAGTGGAGGGAAAAAGGAGACAAAATGGTCAAAGAAATTGTATGTTCCTTTGGTCTTAGCAGGAACAGCTCTCCTTGTATCTCTTGTATTTGTATTTGTTCGGCATAGAAAAGCTAGAAAAAGATAA